The Temnothorax longispinosus isolate EJ_2023e chromosome 7, Tlon_JGU_v1, whole genome shotgun sequence genome contains a region encoding:
- the Borr gene encoding uncharacterized protein Borr, whose amino-acid sequence MPRTKRTKAASTSTKERDTAVKTFEKHVQLRIAKMERDAQADLKSFEALIEVIISRLPAGIRQMKLGELIDWQDHDTRKETEKENRNDRDEVTLSVKNLHMQPPAAVPRARKGNKTAKRPTTAASDDGYATEGTSVGSTSLAAKAQARAASNVRTRSFTRASRAKFSGITQNTTPAMVKPLDNVYGVVTPKVKPNTPLNVLRRPRQGEMVLSMQGSPLLVSAVVEEKTANINVPLANGNVMSLLPQEGLRMSNIPPLDPETMDQLQTLKNHLEKVVALK is encoded by the exons ATGCCGAGGACCAAGCGCACCAAAGCGGCGAGCACGTCGACGAAGGAACGCGATACGGCGGTGAAAACTTTTGAGAAGCACGTACAGCTGCGTATCGCCAAGATGGAACGCGATGCCCAGGCGGATCTCAAGAGCTTCGAGGCCTTAATCGAGGTGATAATATCCCGCCTGCCGGCGGGAATTCGTCAAATGAAATTGGGCGAGTTAATCGACTGGCAGGACCACGACACGCGGAAGGAGACGGAGAAGGAGAACCGCAACGACCGCGACGAGGTGACCTTGTCGGTCAAGAATCTTCATATGCAACCACCCGCCGCCGTTCCTAGAGCGAGAAAAGGGAACAAGACTGCTAAACGTCCCACCACCGCTGCGTCCGACGATGGATACGCGACCGAAGGCACCAGCGTGGGCAGCACGTCGCTGGCCGCTAAAGCACAGGCTCGAGCAGCGTCAAATGTAAGGACGCGCAGCTTCACACGAGCGAGCAGAGCCAAATTCAGCGGGATCACGCAGAACACG aCGCCGGCAATGGTGAAGCCTCTGGACAACGTATACGGCGTGGTTACGCCAAAAGTCAAGCCCAACACGCCGTTGAACGTGCTGAGACGTCCGCGTCAAGGAGAGATGGTCCTTAGCATGCAAGGCAGCCCGCTATTGGTCTCTGCTGTCGTCGAAGAAAAAACTGCTAATATTAATGTACCTTTGGCTAACGGCAACGTGATGTCCTTGTTGCCTCAAGAAGGATTACGCATGTCAAATATTCCTCCGCTGGATCCAGAGACGATGGATCAATTGCAGACTCTTAAGAATCACCTTGAGAAAGTTGTCGCATTGAAGTag
- the Dronc gene encoding caspase-6 isoform X1, whose protein sequence is MDRRDREQIDACCENVVPKIDMTKLLPKLLENKVYNRDDVNIPRWMKNLETQDTVKDILTTIKTRGPNAFKNLILSLKQSDHENIANILEGRDNTSSTGSFRQEDPLDHIWSDKPLTIKVRKAITFSDCNYDVIERYPMRSNPRGLVLIITNIYYDAPCDKHRFSAKHDKDNLTKLFEEMGFTVVTYGNLKGQEMRDKIKEFSKRDDLRKVDSCFVIVTSHGTEDEESNTEIQGTDYHSASKQANYEKVLCTEVCDYFTTEACPQLAEKPKIFIFQLCRGKKRQKGVAHCRITTDTCVSVNPADEPGLEIPVKQPIQTIRNYSDMLVVQSTLTGHVSYRDSITGSWFIQILCKIFMKHAYANHVQDLFNMIDAELKQLRTMNNECQTSSIQSLGFNKHCYLNPGLFMES, encoded by the exons ATGGACCGAAGGGATCGCGAACAAATAGATGCGTGCTGCGAAAATGTTGTGCCCAAAATCGATATGACGAAACTCTTGCCAAAATTGCTGGAAAACAAAGTTTACAACAGGGATGATGTAAACATTCCACGGTGGATG AAGAACCTTGAGACGCAAGATACggttaaagatatattaacaACAATTAAAACACGAGGAccaaatgcatttaaaaatttaattcttagCCTAAAACAATCCGACCATGAAAATATAGCCAATATATTGGAGGGAAGAGATAACACAAGTAGCACGGGGAG TTTTAGGCAAGAGGATCCATTGGATCATATTTGGTCTGACAAACCTTTGACGATTAAAGTACGCAAAGCTATAACGTTCTCAGATTGTAACTACGATGTTATTGAACGATATCCTATGCGAAGTAACCCGCGTGGATtggttttaataattacaaatatttattacgacGCGCCATGTGACAAACACAGATTTTCGGCAAAACATGACAAAGATAATTTGACGAAACTGTTTGAGGAAATGGGTTTTACAGTCGTTACCTATGGAAATCTAAAAGGACAG GAAATGAGagacaaaattaaagaattttcaaaaagagACGATCTTAGAAAGGTTGATTCGTGTTTCGTGATCGTTACGAGTCACGGTACGGAGGATGAAGAGAGCAACACAGAGATCCAAGGTACTGATTATCATAGCGCGAGCAAGCAAGCAAACTATGAGAAAGTTCTATGCACGGAAGTCTGTGACTACTTTACCACGGAAGCTTGTCCACAACTCGCGGAAAAACCAAAGATATTTATCTTTCAACTTTGCAG aGGAAAGAAAAGACAGAAAGGTGTAGCTCACTGCAGAATCACTACGGACACCTGTGTATCTGTGAATCCAGCGGATGAACCCGGTCTAGAAATACCTGTCAAGCAACCTATTCaaacaataagaaattattcagATATGCTTGTAGTTCAATCTACTTTGACTGGACACGTTTCTTATCGAGACTCCATAACTGGCAGTTGGTTCATACAAattctttgtaaaatatttatgaaacatGCTTACGCGAATCACGTTCAAGATTTGTTTAACATG ATTGATGCAGAGTTGAAACAACTCAGAACAATGAACAACGAGTGTCAGACATCGTCTATACAATCACTCGGATTTAACAAGCATTGCTATCTCAATCCCGGCCTTTTCATGGAATCGtga
- the LOC139817048 gene encoding leucine-rich repeat-containing protein 51 has product MSAKYSPQNHTLDYKRNQRQEMLVAPPLDLSFKKATTMDELMEKRAQVIRTGKAPVRTIKDRYVTGTLWLSNNLLSSMEGLGRLVARVLDDPAYLSWLDLSFNEINEIGKDMETFINLKILYLHGNKIANIADVLKLSKLQNLRSLTLHGNPIEDVPCYRGYIVHLLPQLLVLDFSPVIATEKKKALPVGFFKTIQPGIRI; this is encoded by the exons ATGAGCGCCAAGTATTCTCCGCAAAATCATACTTTGGATTACAAACGAAACCAACGACAAGAAATGCTAGTCGCCCCACCGTTGGATTTATCGTTTAAAAAGGCCACCACCATGGACG AATTGATGGAGAAACGTGCGCAAGTAATACGCACTGGAAAAGCCCCAGTAAGAACGATCAAGGACCGTTATGTAACCGGTACGTTGTGGCTGAGCAACAATCTACTGAGCTCGATGGAAGGTCTTGGACGTCTCGTGGCAAGAGTTCTCGATGATCCCGCGTATCTCAGTTGGTTGGATTTATCTTTCAACGAGATAAATGAAATTGGAAAAGACATGGAGACGTTTATAAACCTGAAAATTCTCTACTTGCACGGcaataaaatagcaaatatCGCAGATGTTCTAAAGCTCAGCAAGTTGCAAAATCTCAGGTCGCTGACGTTACACGGTAATCCGATCGAAGACGTCCCTTGCTACAGGGGTTACATCGTACATCTTCTCCCACAGTTACTGGTCTTGGATTTTTCGCCAGTGATCGCtactgaaaagaaaaaggcaCTACCCGTAGGATTTTTTAAGACGATACAACCTGGGatacgaatataa
- the Dronc gene encoding caspase-6 isoform X2 translates to MDRRDREQIDACCENVVPKIDMTKLLPKLLENKVYNRDDVNIPRWMKNLETQDTVKDILTTIKTRGPNAFKNLILSLKQSDHENIANILEGRDNTSSTGRQEDPLDHIWSDKPLTIKVRKAITFSDCNYDVIERYPMRSNPRGLVLIITNIYYDAPCDKHRFSAKHDKDNLTKLFEEMGFTVVTYGNLKGQEMRDKIKEFSKRDDLRKVDSCFVIVTSHGTEDEESNTEIQGTDYHSASKQANYEKVLCTEVCDYFTTEACPQLAEKPKIFIFQLCRGKKRQKGVAHCRITTDTCVSVNPADEPGLEIPVKQPIQTIRNYSDMLVVQSTLTGHVSYRDSITGSWFIQILCKIFMKHAYANHVQDLFNMIDAELKQLRTMNNECQTSSIQSLGFNKHCYLNPGLFMES, encoded by the exons ATGGACCGAAGGGATCGCGAACAAATAGATGCGTGCTGCGAAAATGTTGTGCCCAAAATCGATATGACGAAACTCTTGCCAAAATTGCTGGAAAACAAAGTTTACAACAGGGATGATGTAAACATTCCACGGTGGATG AAGAACCTTGAGACGCAAGATACggttaaagatatattaacaACAATTAAAACACGAGGAccaaatgcatttaaaaatttaattcttagCCTAAAACAATCCGACCATGAAAATATAGCCAATATATTGGAGGGAAGAGATAACACAAGTAGCACGGGGAG GCAAGAGGATCCATTGGATCATATTTGGTCTGACAAACCTTTGACGATTAAAGTACGCAAAGCTATAACGTTCTCAGATTGTAACTACGATGTTATTGAACGATATCCTATGCGAAGTAACCCGCGTGGATtggttttaataattacaaatatttattacgacGCGCCATGTGACAAACACAGATTTTCGGCAAAACATGACAAAGATAATTTGACGAAACTGTTTGAGGAAATGGGTTTTACAGTCGTTACCTATGGAAATCTAAAAGGACAG GAAATGAGagacaaaattaaagaattttcaaaaagagACGATCTTAGAAAGGTTGATTCGTGTTTCGTGATCGTTACGAGTCACGGTACGGAGGATGAAGAGAGCAACACAGAGATCCAAGGTACTGATTATCATAGCGCGAGCAAGCAAGCAAACTATGAGAAAGTTCTATGCACGGAAGTCTGTGACTACTTTACCACGGAAGCTTGTCCACAACTCGCGGAAAAACCAAAGATATTTATCTTTCAACTTTGCAG aGGAAAGAAAAGACAGAAAGGTGTAGCTCACTGCAGAATCACTACGGACACCTGTGTATCTGTGAATCCAGCGGATGAACCCGGTCTAGAAATACCTGTCAAGCAACCTATTCaaacaataagaaattattcagATATGCTTGTAGTTCAATCTACTTTGACTGGACACGTTTCTTATCGAGACTCCATAACTGGCAGTTGGTTCATACAAattctttgtaaaatatttatgaaacatGCTTACGCGAATCACGTTCAAGATTTGTTTAACATG ATTGATGCAGAGTTGAAACAACTCAGAACAATGAACAACGAGTGTCAGACATCGTCTATACAATCACTCGGATTTAACAAGCATTGCTATCTCAATCCCGGCCTTTTCATGGAATCGtga